The following are from one region of the Endozoicomonas sp. 4G genome:
- a CDS encoding DUF29 domain-containing protein, whose amino-acid sequence MGTTNKALYESDYCLWIEQQLALLKERRFDQIDAHWLAHNLKALATEEEHQLQRRFQALLSDLLIWQYHYDFRSYPQKCRVETQRDHIRDMLEYMPGLVHRQQALFDAAYKDAVYEAAIGYAVLDTDMSKKDFPENCPWIFDQIMQEDWLP is encoded by the coding sequence ATGGGAACAACAAATAAGGCCCTGTACGAAAGTGATTATTGTCTCTGGATTGAGCAGCAGCTTGCACTGCTAAAAGAACGTCGCTTTGACCAGATTGATGCCCATTGGCTGGCTCATAATCTGAAGGCACTGGCCACGGAGGAAGAACACCAGTTACAACGACGTTTCCAGGCATTACTCAGTGACCTGCTGATCTGGCAGTACCATTACGACTTTCGATCTTATCCGCAGAAGTGCCGTGTCGAAACACAACGGGACCATATCCGTGACATGCTTGAATACATGCCTGGCTTGGTTCATCGCCAGCAGGCACTGTTTGATGCTGCATACAAAGACGCTGTTTACGAAGCTGCCATTGGATATGCAGTCCTCGACACTGACATGTCAAAAAAGGATTTCCCAGAGAATTGTCCATGGATCTTTGACCAGATTATGCAGGAGGACTGGCTTCCCTAA
- a CDS encoding AAA family ATPase, with product MMAKHSKKRPGIPRIESIKVENYRALRKIELKNLTPLTVLLGPNGSGKSTIFDVFNFLSECFQFGLRHAWDRRGRGKELKSRGTSGPILFELKYREKLGTPIITYHLAIDEGNRGPEVVEEWLQWRRGAKGKPFRFLEFSRGKGRATSGETPDEDDKRPETNLRSPDLIAVNTLGQLSEHPRIAALREFITDWYVSYLSIDQTRNQPEAGPQERLSKGGENLPNVIQYLKEQHQERLEAIFANLRQRIPRLEKVEADPMPDGRLLLQIKDAPFEQPVLSKFASDGTMKMLAYLTVLHDPEPPRFIGIEEPENFLHPRLLPELAEECRSAAQNSQLLITSHSPFLLNAMRAEEVRILYRDEQGFTQAVRASDIQGVKELLNAGASLGYLWMEGHFGIGDPLVNFGAPKPKGKEGK from the coding sequence ATGATGGCAAAACACTCTAAAAAGCGTCCTGGTATCCCAAGGATAGAATCCATCAAAGTTGAAAACTACCGTGCTCTGCGCAAAATCGAACTAAAGAACCTCACCCCCTTGACGGTACTGCTAGGCCCTAATGGCAGCGGCAAGTCCACCATTTTTGATGTGTTTAACTTTCTGTCGGAATGTTTTCAGTTTGGCCTGCGCCACGCCTGGGACCGTCGCGGCCGGGGCAAGGAGCTGAAAAGCCGTGGCACCTCCGGCCCCATCCTGTTTGAACTGAAATATCGGGAGAAGCTCGGTACCCCTATTATCACTTACCACCTAGCCATTGATGAGGGCAACAGAGGCCCGGAAGTAGTGGAAGAGTGGCTACAGTGGCGACGAGGCGCTAAGGGTAAGCCTTTCCGCTTTCTAGAGTTCAGCCGGGGCAAGGGTCGTGCTACCAGTGGCGAAACCCCCGATGAAGATGATAAGCGGCCAGAAACCAACCTGCGCTCCCCGGACCTGATTGCCGTCAACACTCTGGGGCAGCTTTCGGAACACCCGCGTATTGCCGCCCTGCGGGAGTTTATTACCGACTGGTACGTCTCCTATCTCTCCATTGACCAAACCCGCAATCAACCAGAAGCCGGCCCCCAGGAACGTTTAAGCAAAGGAGGAGAAAACCTGCCCAATGTGATCCAGTATCTGAAAGAGCAGCATCAGGAACGGCTGGAAGCGATTTTTGCCAACCTCCGCCAACGCATTCCCCGGCTGGAAAAGGTCGAAGCTGATCCGATGCCCGATGGCCGTCTTCTGTTGCAGATTAAAGATGCCCCCTTTGAGCAACCGGTGCTGTCGAAATTTGCTTCCGATGGCACTATGAAAATGCTGGCTTACTTAACGGTGCTACATGATCCGGAGCCGCCCCGCTTTATCGGTATTGAAGAACCAGAAAACTTTTTACACCCTCGATTGCTGCCAGAACTTGCAGAAGAATGCCGAAGTGCCGCACAAAATTCCCAGTTGCTGATTACCAGCCATTCACCGTTTCTGCTGAACGCCATGCGGGCCGAAGAGGTGCGCATTCTCTACCGGGATGAACAGGGCTTTACCCAGGCAGTGCGTGCCAGTGATATTCAGGGCGTAAAAGAGCTACTGAATGCGGGCGCTTCGTTGGGCTATTTATGGATGGAAGGTCACTTTGGTATTGGCGATCCACTGGTCAACTTTGGAGCCCCCAAACCCAAAGGCAAAGAAGGGAAGTAA
- a CDS encoding DUF4276 family protein encodes MLEKLIVFVEEVSMEAALDKLLPKILGDVAFQIIQFQCKDDLLKQLPSRLRGYSSWLPAEHAIIVLVDRDRDDCRQLKQQLEQIAIEAGLVTKTQGAERFQVVNRVVIEELESWFFGDWPAVRQAYPRVRENIPRRTKYRNPDEITGGTWEALEREMKKAGYFSTGINKLECARKIGQHMDPAVNNSPSFNAFVTAINTALAWN; translated from the coding sequence ATGCTGGAGAAACTCATTGTCTTTGTTGAAGAGGTCTCCATGGAGGCAGCCCTGGATAAGTTGCTACCAAAAATATTGGGTGATGTGGCGTTTCAGATCATTCAATTTCAGTGCAAGGATGACCTGCTGAAACAATTACCCAGTCGTTTAAGGGGCTATAGTAGCTGGCTGCCTGCAGAACACGCGATTATCGTATTGGTGGATCGTGACCGGGATGACTGCCGCCAACTGAAACAGCAGCTTGAGCAGATTGCTATTGAAGCCGGTCTGGTTACCAAAACTCAAGGTGCTGAGCGATTTCAGGTGGTTAACCGTGTGGTGATAGAAGAACTGGAGTCCTGGTTCTTTGGCGACTGGCCTGCCGTTCGCCAGGCTTATCCCAGGGTTCGGGAAAATATTCCCCGTCGAACCAAATATCGAAACCCGGATGAAATTACCGGTGGCACCTGGGAAGCCCTGGAACGTGAGATGAAAAAAGCGGGTTACTTTTCAACCGGCATCAATAAGCTCGAATGTGCCCGGAAGATTGGCCAGCACATGGACCCGGCGGTCAATAACTCCCCCAGTTTTAATGCCTTTGTCACTGCCATTAACACCGCATTAGCCTGGAATTAA
- a CDS encoding cold-shock protein: protein MSTTTGTVKWFNEEKGFGFIAQENGPDVFAHFRQIVGDGFKTLAEGQQVEFRVTQGQKGPQAEDIRPL, encoded by the coding sequence ATGTCTACTACTACCGGTACAGTTAAGTGGTTCAACGAAGAGAAAGGTTTTGGTTTCATCGCTCAGGAAAACGGTCCTGATGTGTTTGCCCATTTCCGTCAGATCGTTGGTGATGGTTTTAAAACCCTGGCTGAAGGCCAGCAGGTTGAATTTCGGGTGACCCAGGGCCAGAAAGGTCCTCAGGCGGAAGACATCCGTCCTCTGTAA
- a CDS encoding ATP-binding protein, whose product MEVAKKFKVQVQKDHLSKVASGSPITGLCELIWNAFDADASNVDVHFHKGELGVDRVIISDDGAGISYDEAEKLFVGLGGSWKSTGQKTTKGRFLHGQEGQGRFKAFTIGCVADWKIIYEENNTFYEYTIEGSANAIDEFSLSPKKVSEHRKTGVTVEITEINQKFHILDDDKAVEALAPVFSLYLRAYHSATLRVNGNKLEAEKLIKLTKSINTQPLSIDNKKHPASIEIIEWNRITDREIWFADSNGFPLESYDKQVRGISGIGFSAYIKSDYFRELNNKGLLSLHDLEDSIRSFCDNAINTIKEYFSHRALEEASSQIQEWKEEKVYPYQGDPTTAVEDAERKVFDIIAVNINKSLPGFKASNKKCKELQLRMLRQAIEKSPEDLQTILNEVLNLPKGVRESLAELLQGTSLSSIINASKVVSDRIKFVAGLEQLVFNHKDNLKERTQLHRILAKNTWIFGNEFTLSVDDQTLTEVLKQHSGYLDSDIVINEPVSRIDGRKGIVDLMLSRQLPTNKADELEHLIVELKAPKVKIGKKEIDQIESYAFAVAKDDRFRNINTKWDFWIISNDYDDYAKMKLENDSLKDGAIYKTSKNLNITIWLKTWSQLIAENKHRLEFIREKLNYNIDRQSAVRHLKSTYSEYIEGIVLEEGK is encoded by the coding sequence ATGGAAGTAGCAAAAAAATTTAAAGTTCAAGTTCAAAAAGATCACCTCTCAAAGGTAGCATCTGGCAGTCCAATAACAGGGTTATGTGAGCTGATATGGAATGCTTTTGATGCAGATGCCTCAAATGTCGATGTCCACTTTCATAAGGGAGAATTGGGTGTTGATCGCGTTATCATCTCAGACGACGGAGCAGGAATTTCCTATGATGAAGCCGAGAAACTATTCGTTGGGTTAGGTGGCTCCTGGAAATCTACAGGTCAAAAAACAACAAAAGGACGATTTCTTCACGGTCAAGAAGGGCAGGGACGGTTCAAAGCCTTTACTATAGGCTGCGTTGCTGACTGGAAGATTATTTATGAAGAAAACAACACCTTCTACGAGTACACTATTGAAGGTTCAGCCAACGCCATAGATGAATTCTCTTTAAGCCCTAAAAAAGTATCTGAACATAGAAAAACGGGTGTCACTGTAGAGATTACTGAAATAAACCAAAAATTCCACATACTTGATGATGACAAAGCAGTTGAGGCTCTTGCACCGGTATTTTCTTTATACTTAAGAGCCTATCATTCTGCCACTCTAAGGGTAAATGGCAATAAGCTTGAGGCAGAGAAATTAATAAAATTAACAAAATCTATAAACACCCAGCCCCTGTCAATTGACAACAAAAAGCATCCTGCCAGTATAGAAATAATTGAATGGAACAGAATAACCGATCGTGAAATTTGGTTTGCCGACTCAAATGGATTCCCACTTGAATCTTATGACAAACAAGTACGCGGGATTTCCGGCATAGGATTCAGTGCGTACATAAAATCAGATTATTTTAGGGAGCTTAACAATAAAGGCCTTCTCTCATTACATGACTTGGAGGACAGCATCAGGTCTTTCTGTGATAACGCAATCAATACTATTAAAGAGTATTTTTCACATCGCGCCTTAGAAGAAGCAAGCTCACAAATTCAAGAATGGAAAGAAGAAAAGGTCTACCCATATCAAGGAGACCCTACTACAGCAGTCGAAGATGCTGAAAGAAAAGTTTTTGATATCATCGCAGTCAATATTAACAAAAGCCTTCCTGGCTTCAAAGCTTCCAACAAAAAATGCAAAGAGCTTCAGTTAAGGATGCTAAGGCAGGCTATTGAAAAGAGTCCAGAAGATCTTCAGACTATTCTGAACGAGGTATTAAATCTTCCGAAAGGTGTACGTGAAAGCCTTGCAGAATTGCTCCAGGGGACAAGCCTTTCTTCAATCATCAATGCGTCAAAAGTCGTTTCAGACAGGATAAAATTCGTTGCAGGCCTGGAACAACTTGTTTTCAACCACAAGGATAATTTAAAGGAAAGAACACAACTTCACAGAATTTTAGCCAAAAACACTTGGATCTTTGGAAATGAATTCACTCTATCAGTTGACGATCAAACATTAACCGAAGTTTTAAAACAACATTCAGGTTACTTGGATAGTGATATTGTGATCAATGAGCCTGTCAGTAGAATTGACGGTCGAAAAGGTATCGTAGATTTGATGCTTTCTCGGCAACTCCCAACTAATAAGGCAGACGAGCTTGAACATCTTATTGTGGAACTCAAGGCCCCTAAAGTAAAGATTGGAAAAAAAGAGATTGACCAGATTGAAAGTTATGCTTTTGCTGTTGCAAAAGACGATAGATTTCGAAACATTAACACAAAATGGGACTTTTGGATCATTTCTAATGATTACGATGACTACGCAAAAATGAAACTAGAGAACGATAGCCTTAAAGATGGAGCTATTTATAAAACAAGCAAGAACTTAAATATAACCATTTGGCTAAAGACATGGTCTCAATTGATAGCTGAAAACAAGCATAGACTTGAGTTTATTCGTGAGAAATTGAATTATAACATTGACAGGCAGTCTGCTGTTAGACACCTTAAATCAACCTACTCAGAATATATCGAAGGAATAGTCTTGGAGGAAGGCAAATAA
- a CDS encoding DUF2905 domain-containing protein: protein MAKTLILIGLIIVVVGLVMHFVPGLLSWFGHLPGDIRIEKEHTRIYIPITSMILVSLVLTLVANLWR, encoded by the coding sequence ATGGCTAAAACACTGATACTGATTGGACTGATTATTGTTGTCGTAGGCTTGGTGATGCACTTTGTTCCGGGCCTGCTGAGTTGGTTTGGCCATCTACCCGGCGATATCCGAATCGAAAAAGAACATACCCGAATCTATATCCCGATCACGTCAATGATTCTGGTCAGTCTGGTTCTGACACTGGTTGCCAACCTCTGGCGGTGA
- a CDS encoding ABC-F family ATPase — translation MLTTSNVTMQFGDKPLFEDISVKFGDGNRYGLIGANGCGKSTLMKIISGELEPTAGNVSYDPNERIAKLNQDQFAYEENTVIDTVIMGHAELWKVKEERDRIYAKGDMTEEEGMRVADLEVLFGEMDGYSAEARAGELLLGLDIPLEQHYGPMSAVAPGWKLRVLLAQVLFADPDIMLLDEPTNNLDINAIRWLEGILKQRDCTMIIISHDRHFLNSVCTHMADLDYGELRMFPGNYDEYMIAATQARERMQADNAKKKAQIAELQSFVSRFSANASKAKQATSRAKLIDKIKLEEVKPSSRQNPFIRFEQEKKLFRNALVMEKMSQGYGDNTLFNDVDLMVEVGERIAIIGQNGIGKSTLLHTLAGKMAPRGGTIQWSENADIGYYAQNHSDEFDMDMNLYDWMSQWMNEGDDEQVIRGVLGRMLFSQSDIKKSVRVISGGEQGRMLFGKLIQQKPNVLLMDEPTNHMDMESIESLNLALENYPGTLIFVSHDRQFVSSLATRIIEITEEGVVDFHGTYDDYLRKQGVVEE, via the coding sequence ATGCTGACAACTTCTAACGTGACCATGCAATTCGGGGATAAACCCCTGTTTGAAGATATCTCCGTTAAGTTTGGCGATGGTAACCGTTACGGACTGATCGGTGCTAACGGCTGCGGTAAATCCACCCTGATGAAAATTATCAGCGGCGAACTGGAGCCTACTGCCGGTAATGTCAGCTATGATCCCAACGAGCGCATTGCCAAGCTGAATCAGGATCAGTTTGCCTATGAAGAAAACACCGTGATTGATACCGTGATCATGGGGCACGCTGAACTCTGGAAGGTTAAGGAAGAGCGTGACCGCATTTACGCCAAGGGGGACATGACGGAAGAAGAAGGTATGCGCGTTGCCGACCTGGAAGTTCTGTTTGGTGAAATGGACGGTTATTCGGCAGAGGCCCGCGCGGGCGAATTGCTGCTGGGTCTGGATATTCCCCTGGAGCAACACTATGGCCCAATGAGTGCCGTTGCCCCAGGCTGGAAGCTGCGTGTGCTGTTGGCCCAGGTATTGTTTGCCGATCCAGACATCATGCTGCTGGACGAGCCTACCAACAACCTCGACATCAATGCCATCCGCTGGCTGGAAGGAATACTCAAACAGCGCGATTGCACCATGATCATCATTTCTCACGACCGCCACTTCCTGAACAGCGTCTGCACGCACATGGCCGATCTGGACTATGGTGAGCTGCGTATGTTCCCCGGTAATTACGACGAGTACATGATAGCGGCTACCCAGGCTCGTGAGCGTATGCAGGCGGATAATGCCAAGAAGAAAGCCCAGATTGCTGAGCTTCAGAGCTTTGTCAGTCGCTTTTCTGCCAATGCGTCCAAAGCCAAACAGGCGACTTCCAGGGCTAAGCTGATCGACAAGATCAAGCTCGAAGAAGTGAAACCCTCCAGCCGACAGAACCCATTCATCCGCTTTGAACAGGAAAAGAAACTGTTCCGTAATGCACTGGTGATGGAAAAAATGTCCCAGGGTTATGGGGATAATACGTTATTTAACGACGTTGACCTGATGGTTGAAGTGGGTGAGCGCATTGCCATCATTGGTCAGAATGGTATTGGCAAATCGACACTGCTGCACACTCTGGCCGGCAAGATGGCACCCAGAGGAGGTACTATCCAGTGGTCCGAAAACGCTGACATCGGTTACTACGCCCAGAACCACAGCGATGAGTTCGATATGGATATGAATCTGTACGACTGGATGAGCCAGTGGATGAACGAAGGCGACGATGAGCAGGTAATCCGTGGTGTTCTGGGTCGGATGCTGTTCTCCCAGAGCGATATCAAAAAATCAGTCCGCGTGATTTCCGGTGGCGAGCAGGGTCGTATGTTGTTCGGTAAACTGATTCAGCAAAAGCCCAACGTGCTATTGATGGATGAGCCCACAAACCATATGGACATGGAATCCATTGAATCCCTGAACCTGGCCTTGGAAAACTATCCGGGTACACTGATTTTTGTCAGTCATGACCGTCAGTTTGTATCGTCTCTGGCGACCCGCATTATTGAAATCACCGAAGAAGGTGTCGTCGATTTCCACGGAACTTACGACGATTACCTGCGTAAACAGGGGGTTGTTGAAGAGTAA
- a CDS encoding helix-turn-helix transcriptional regulator: MRQEAGMTQEDIAQAIGTRKTSICRLESASSKTLPSLGMLKKYAEATGHKLNITFSPA, encoded by the coding sequence ATGCGGCAGGAAGCTGGAATGACTCAGGAAGACATTGCCCAGGCAATAGGCACACGAAAAACCAGTATCTGCCGACTTGAAAGCGCCAGCAGCAAAACGCTACCCAGCCTGGGTATGCTGAAAAAATATGCTGAAGCCACCGGGCACAAGCTCAACATCACTTTTTCTCCTGCCTGA